In Flavobacterium sp. N1736, the following are encoded in one genomic region:
- a CDS encoding nitrate reductase has product MQNTKIKTTCSYCGVGCGIIVTNDAKNGVMVTGDKDHPVNKGMLCSKGMNLHYVVNDTSDRILYPEMRGSKSYPLERVSWDTALDRAAAVFTSIIKKHGPDSVGFYISGQCLTEEYYLVNKLVKGFLKTNNIDTNSRLCMSSAVVGYKKTFGEDSVPIAYDDIELADTFLITGANPAWCHPILFRRIEKHKEKNPKIKIIVIDPRRTDTAAFADLHLQILPGSDIILYHAIAKRIIEKGFVDHDFVKNNAENFKQYKDLVLSTSLEKASKLCGISVNDIKLAADIIGKAKGFISLWAMGLNQSAVGVDKNTALLNLSLLTGQIGKPGSGPFSLTGQPNAMGGREVGGMATLLAAHKDIANPEHRKEVADFWGVDSISDKPGLTATEMFEALESGKMKAVWIICTNPMVSLPDSRRIEKALQKAKFVVVQDISHNADTAKYADLLLPAAGWLEKEGTMTNSERRISYLPKGINAPGEALPDIEILIRFAKKMNFNGFNFNSAEEIYKEHCALTKNTNIDISFLNYHRLKTEGTFQWPVPDYNHPGTPRLFTDKKFYTPSQKAIFNLPTFIENTSEQPTPQFPFILTTGRVRDQWHTMTKTGKVSRLMTHTPSPVLEINPIDAYKNDIKNGDIVIVSSKNGEVRVKAKVTDSIKEKVVFLPMHWGKQLDNDLNRTNNLTNTVVDPVSKEPDFKYTTVAISKYIKPFQKIVIVGAGAASFRFIQNYREFNVTDEIIVFSNEVNPFYNRVLLPEYMTGEFTWEQLLKVKDGEAFNKLKITMKTGVAIEKINANEKTVLDNQGNLHFFDSLILATGSRPFVPENAQLHLPGRFTVRRKEDADRLKTYLDNTNLPPEEQHVVIIGGGLLGLELAAALKHKKVKITIIQRASRLMERQLDRISSKLLAEEVQLRDIQIYFDNEVSTVFKTDNDNEIEIALKSGRIIIANAIVYTIGTIPNIEIARETGLSCGRGVKVNQYLQSSNPNIYAIGEIAEFNNKLFGITSAAEEQADILANYLAGDISSYYKGSILMNILKLEDINLCSIGDIEIPENDDSYEEIIFADLKKRYYKKCIVKDDLLVGAILMGDKNEFAEFKTMIESKIELSDKRNLLLRGSSNAKPVLGKLVCSCSQVGAGNIEETIKSGVNNFTDLCKNTGAGLGCGSCKTEVKEILAKCKV; this is encoded by the coding sequence ATGCAAAATACCAAAATCAAAACTACCTGTTCGTATTGTGGCGTTGGCTGCGGAATCATCGTAACCAATGATGCAAAAAACGGTGTGATGGTAACGGGCGACAAAGATCATCCTGTCAACAAAGGAATGTTGTGCTCTAAAGGAATGAATTTGCATTATGTTGTCAACGATACTTCAGACCGAATTTTATATCCTGAAATGCGAGGCAGCAAATCCTATCCGCTGGAACGTGTAAGTTGGGATACTGCTCTTGATCGCGCTGCCGCCGTTTTTACTTCTATCATAAAAAAACACGGACCCGATAGTGTTGGTTTTTATATTTCGGGACAATGTTTAACCGAAGAATATTATCTCGTTAATAAACTCGTAAAAGGCTTTTTGAAAACCAATAATATCGATACCAACTCCAGACTTTGCATGAGTTCAGCCGTTGTGGGCTATAAAAAGACTTTTGGCGAAGATTCTGTTCCCATTGCGTATGATGATATTGAACTGGCAGATACTTTCCTGATTACAGGCGCAAATCCGGCTTGGTGTCATCCAATTTTATTTAGAAGAATCGAAAAACACAAAGAGAAAAATCCGAAAATAAAAATTATCGTTATTGACCCCAGACGAACTGATACGGCTGCTTTTGCCGATTTGCATTTGCAGATTCTTCCGGGATCTGATATTATTTTGTATCATGCTATCGCCAAACGCATTATCGAAAAAGGCTTTGTAGATCATGATTTTGTAAAAAATAATGCCGAAAATTTCAAACAATACAAAGACTTAGTTTTAAGTACTTCGCTTGAAAAAGCTTCAAAACTTTGCGGTATTTCGGTAAACGATATTAAACTTGCCGCAGATATTATCGGAAAAGCAAAAGGTTTTATTTCGCTTTGGGCAATGGGATTAAATCAAAGCGCTGTTGGCGTAGATAAAAATACGGCTTTACTGAATTTATCTTTATTAACGGGACAAATTGGAAAACCGGGTTCGGGACCGTTTTCGTTAACCGGACAACCCAATGCAATGGGCGGACGCGAAGTTGGCGGAATGGCGACTCTTTTAGCAGCGCATAAAGACATTGCAAATCCCGAACATCGAAAAGAAGTCGCTGATTTTTGGGGTGTTGATTCAATTTCTGATAAACCCGGTTTGACCGCAACAGAAATGTTTGAAGCTCTGGAGTCAGGAAAAATGAAAGCTGTCTGGATTATCTGTACCAACCCAATGGTGAGTCTGCCGGATTCCCGCCGAATCGAAAAAGCTTTGCAAAAAGCCAAATTTGTTGTCGTTCAGGATATTTCGCATAATGCAGATACAGCCAAATATGCCGATTTATTATTGCCCGCTGCCGGTTGGTTAGAAAAAGAAGGCACAATGACCAATTCTGAACGTCGTATTTCGTATTTACCAAAGGGAATTAACGCTCCCGGAGAAGCACTTCCGGATATTGAAATCCTGATTCGCTTTGCTAAAAAAATGAATTTCAATGGTTTTAATTTTAATAGTGCCGAAGAAATTTACAAGGAACATTGTGCGCTGACTAAAAACACCAACATTGATATTTCATTCTTAAATTATCACCGATTAAAAACCGAAGGCACTTTTCAATGGCCGGTTCCGGATTACAATCATCCGGGAACCCCTCGCCTATTTACTGATAAAAAATTCTATACGCCATCGCAAAAAGCCATTTTCAATTTACCCACTTTTATTGAAAATACATCAGAACAGCCAACGCCGCAATTTCCGTTTATTCTAACCACAGGACGTGTTCGCGATCAATGGCATACGATGACTAAAACCGGAAAAGTTTCGAGATTGATGACACACACACCAAGTCCGGTTCTGGAAATAAACCCGATTGATGCTTATAAAAATGATATTAAAAATGGCGACATTGTAATTGTTTCCAGTAAAAACGGAGAAGTTCGTGTAAAAGCAAAAGTAACCGATTCGATCAAAGAAAAAGTCGTTTTTCTGCCCATGCATTGGGGAAAACAACTCGATAATGATTTAAACAGAACGAATAATTTAACGAATACAGTTGTTGATCCTGTTTCAAAAGAACCTGATTTTAAATATACTACAGTTGCGATTTCAAAATATATAAAACCTTTTCAGAAAATTGTTATTGTTGGCGCGGGTGCAGCTTCGTTCCGATTTATTCAAAACTATCGTGAGTTTAATGTAACAGATGAAATTATTGTTTTTTCAAATGAAGTAAACCCATTTTACAATCGTGTTTTACTTCCGGAATATATGACTGGCGAATTTACGTGGGAACAATTATTAAAAGTAAAAGACGGTGAAGCTTTTAACAAGCTAAAAATCACCATGAAAACCGGTGTTGCAATTGAAAAAATAAATGCAAATGAAAAAACAGTTTTAGACAATCAGGGTAATTTGCACTTTTTCGATTCTTTGATTCTGGCAACCGGAAGCCGTCCGTTTGTGCCTGAAAATGCGCAGCTTCATTTGCCCGGCCGATTTACAGTGAGAAGAAAAGAAGATGCTGATCGCCTAAAAACTTATTTGGACAACACCAATTTACCTCCTGAAGAACAACATGTTGTAATTATTGGCGGTGGCTTATTAGGTTTAGAATTAGCCGCAGCTTTAAAACATAAAAAAGTAAAAATTACCATTATACAAAGAGCTTCACGTTTAATGGAGCGTCAATTAGACAGAATTTCAAGTAAACTATTGGCCGAAGAAGTCCAGCTTCGCGATATTCAGATTTATTTTGATAATGAAGTAAGTACCGTCTTTAAAACAGATAATGACAATGAAATTGAAATTGCATTAAAAAGTGGACGAATTATCATCGCAAATGCAATTGTTTATACTATTGGAACAATTCCGAATATTGAAATCGCCCGCGAAACAGGTCTTTCATGTGGTCGCGGTGTAAAGGTAAATCAGTATTTACAGTCATCAAATCCTAATATTTATGCGATTGGAGAAATAGCCGAATTCAACAATAAGCTATTCGGAATCACTTCTGCAGCAGAAGAACAAGCCGATATTCTCGCCAATTATCTTGCCGGCGATATCAGCAGTTATTATAAAGGTTCGATTTTAATGAATATTTTAAAACTGGAAGATATTAATTTATGCAGTATTGGTGATATTGAGATTCCGGAAAACGACGATTCTTATGAAGAAATTATTTTTGCCGATTTAAAAAAACGTTATTACAAAAAATGCATCGTAAAAGATGATTTGCTTGTTGGTGCCATTTTAATGGGTGATAAAAATGAGTTTGCCGAATTTAAAACGATGATCGAAAGCAAAATCGAATTATCAGACAAGCGAAATTTATTATTAAGAGGAAGCTCAAATGCAAAACCTGTTTTAGGAAAATTAGTGTGTTCCTGCAGTCAGGTTGGTGCCGGAAATATTGAAGAAACCATCAAAAGCGGTGTCAACAACTTCACAGATTTATGCAAAAATACCGGCGCCGGATTAGGCTGCGGAAGCTGCAAAACTGAGGTAAAAGAGATATTGGCGAAGTGTAAAGTTTAA
- a CDS encoding alginate export family protein, whose translation MKKIKIIALLLLGGISLHVEAQELDVNLQIRPRFEYRNGYKTLLPYGKEGTSQISQRSRLNFNYKQEDLTVKLTLQNTRTWGDVTPTATADKNGVAVFEAWAQYDFTKKWSARMGRQVLSYDNQRILGEQDWGQQAQSHDALTVSFHPENQRLDLGVAYNSDAENTFQTPYTVANYKAMQYAWYHTTFDKIGASLLLLNTGYEYANTDAKLLVDYKQTFGTYLTYKTDKIDTNLSAYGQTGKSTNQQVSAWNAAANFTYSITDSFKAGLGYEFLSGKDTNDGSTVIKSFNPLFGTNHGFNGYMDYFYVGGGHLNNVGLQDAFLKLNYSVNKWQFALMPHVFLAAADVVTPLPQGEKMNSYLGTEIDATFGYNFKKDIVVSGGYSQMFGSGTLEFIKGGDASHTNNWAWLMISVNPRIFSWKK comes from the coding sequence ATGAAAAAAATCAAAATAATTGCTTTATTACTTTTGGGAGGAATCAGCCTTCATGTTGAAGCACAAGAACTAGATGTAAATTTACAAATCAGGCCGCGTTTCGAATACAGAAACGGATACAAAACACTTTTACCATACGGAAAGGAAGGTACTTCTCAAATATCGCAACGTTCCAGATTAAATTTTAATTACAAACAAGAAGATTTAACGGTAAAATTGACTTTACAAAATACCAGAACCTGGGGAGATGTAACTCCTACAGCAACAGCTGACAAAAATGGTGTTGCCGTTTTTGAAGCCTGGGCACAATATGATTTCACAAAAAAATGGAGCGCAAGAATGGGACGTCAGGTACTTTCATACGATAATCAACGTATTTTGGGAGAGCAAGACTGGGGCCAACAAGCACAAAGCCATGATGCATTAACAGTAAGTTTTCATCCAGAAAATCAACGTTTAGACTTGGGAGTTGCTTACAATTCAGATGCTGAAAATACTTTTCAGACTCCTTATACTGTAGCCAATTATAAAGCGATGCAATATGCGTGGTATCACACCACTTTTGATAAAATTGGAGCAAGTTTATTATTGCTGAATACCGGCTATGAATATGCTAATACCGATGCAAAATTATTAGTGGATTACAAGCAAACTTTTGGAACGTACTTAACCTATAAAACCGATAAGATTGATACTAATTTAAGCGCTTACGGACAAACCGGAAAAAGTACTAACCAACAAGTGAGTGCCTGGAATGCCGCAGCAAATTTTACATACTCTATAACTGATTCATTTAAAGCTGGTTTAGGTTATGAATTTTTATCAGGAAAAGATACAAATGACGGAAGTACAGTAATAAAATCATTCAACCCGTTATTCGGAACAAATCATGGATTTAATGGATATATGGATTATTTTTATGTAGGCGGCGGTCATTTAAACAATGTTGGTTTGCAGGATGCATTCTTAAAACTAAATTACAGCGTAAACAAATGGCAATTTGCTTTGATGCCTCACGTATTTTTAGCTGCTGCTGATGTAGTTACGCCTTTACCTCAAGGTGAAAAAATGAATTCTTATTTAGGAACTGAAATTGATGCTACTTTTGGATATAATTTCAAAAAAGATATTGTGGTTTCAGGAGGATATTCTCAAATGTTTGGTTCTGGAACGTTAGAATTTATAAAAGGTGGAGACGCTAGTCATACTAACAATTGGGCGTGGTTAATGATTTCTGTTAATCCAAGAATTTTTAGCTGGAAAAAATAG
- a CDS encoding class I SAM-dependent methyltransferase: protein MNNNWTERWNDRYSNEEFAYGEEPNNYFKEQIEKLNPGTILFPAEGEGRNAVFAAKLGWKAAAFDISEEGKNKALKLAEANNVHIDYQVGELESLHYHTEQFDAIALIYAHFPAAIKSSLHKTLETYLHKDGIIIFEAFSKKHLKYLALNDKVGGPKDIESLFSIEEIQDDFPNYEIIQLEEKEIELNEGLFHNGKGSVIRFIGKKK, encoded by the coding sequence ATGAACAACAACTGGACCGAAAGGTGGAACGACCGCTACAGCAATGAAGAATTTGCTTATGGGGAAGAACCCAACAATTATTTTAAGGAACAAATCGAAAAATTAAATCCCGGAACGATTCTTTTTCCTGCCGAAGGCGAAGGGAGAAATGCAGTTTTTGCTGCAAAATTAGGTTGGAAAGCAGCTGCTTTTGACATAAGTGAAGAAGGAAAAAACAAAGCCTTAAAACTTGCTGAAGCTAATAATGTACATATTGACTATCAGGTTGGAGAATTAGAATCTTTACATTATCACACAGAACAATTTGATGCGATTGCCTTAATTTATGCTCATTTTCCGGCAGCAATAAAATCGTCTCTTCACAAAACATTAGAAACGTATTTACACAAAGACGGAATTATTATTTTTGAAGCTTTCAGCAAAAAACATCTGAAATATCTTGCCCTAAACGATAAAGTTGGCGGACCAAAAGACATTGAATCTTTATTTTCGATTGAAGAAATTCAAGATGATTTTCCTAATTATGAAATCATTCAGTTAGAAGAAAAAGAAATTGAATTAAACGAAGGTTTATTCCATAACGGAAAAGGTTCTGTAATTCGATTTATCGGAAAGAAAAAATAA
- the moaCB gene encoding bifunctional molybdenum cofactor biosynthesis protein MoaC/MoaB yields the protein MVDITHKINTLRAATATAIVKVSKQETIDAVVNNLVPKGNVFEMAKTAGLFAVKNTHLSIPDCHPIPIEFTSVEYKIEGLTIEIIFKVKTVYKTGVEVEAMHGASIVALTMYDMLKPIDKEIEISTIKLINKEGGKSSFKNKFPNAIKAAVFVCSDSIFAGDKEDRSGKIIVEKLTSYGVETSHYEIIPDEIDIIQEKTKAFAEGNQLVIFTGGTGLSPRDVTPEALLPLLESRIPGIEEAIRDYGQQRMPYAMLSRTVAGTLGKSLILALPGSTNGARESMDAVFPHVMHVFHILKGKNHDTI from the coding sequence ATGGTAGATATCACACATAAAATAAACACTTTAAGAGCCGCAACAGCAACAGCAATTGTAAAAGTTAGCAAACAGGAAACAATTGATGCTGTGGTAAACAATCTGGTTCCGAAAGGGAATGTATTTGAAATGGCAAAAACGGCAGGATTATTTGCGGTAAAAAACACCCATTTATCGATACCGGATTGTCACCCGATTCCTATTGAATTTACCTCGGTAGAATATAAAATTGAAGGTTTAACGATTGAGATTATCTTTAAAGTAAAAACGGTTTACAAAACCGGAGTTGAGGTTGAAGCTATGCACGGCGCATCGATTGTAGCATTGACAATGTACGATATGTTGAAACCAATCGATAAGGAAATAGAAATTTCAACTATTAAATTAATCAATAAAGAAGGCGGAAAATCTTCTTTCAAAAATAAATTTCCAAATGCAATAAAAGCGGCGGTTTTTGTGTGCTCTGATTCTATTTTTGCAGGTGATAAAGAAGATCGTTCCGGGAAAATTATCGTCGAAAAATTAACTTCGTACGGCGTTGAAACTTCGCATTACGAAATCATTCCTGACGAAATTGATATTATTCAGGAAAAAACGAAGGCTTTCGCCGAAGGAAATCAATTGGTTATTTTTACCGGAGGAACGGGATTATCGCCAAGAGATGTTACACCGGAAGCATTATTGCCATTATTAGAAAGCAGAATTCCGGGAATTGAAGAAGCAATTCGCGATTACGGACAACAACGCATGCCATACGCCATGTTATCAAGAACGGTTGCAGGAACATTAGGAAAAAGTTTGATTTTGGCTTTGCCGGGATCAACAAACGGAGCCAGAGAATCTATGGATGCTGTTTTTCCGCATGTTATGCACGTTTTTCATATTTTAAAAGGAAAAAATCATGATACCATCTAA
- a CDS encoding endonuclease/exonuclease/phosphatase family protein — MKIIAWNCNMAFRKKAGLILAYTPDIAIISECESPEKLKFPSETKLPTDILWYGTNVHKGLGVFSYSDYRFQLLDCHNPSFKNILPIAVTGGKVDFTLFAVWANNPEDKDGHYVTQVWKAINYYENLICENKTILIGDFNSNTIWDKPRREGNHSTVVTALESKKIYSTYHKYFNQIQGKEQHPTLYLYRHENKPYHLDYCFASNDFIETLESVEVGSYHDWTLHSDHKPLIINFNI, encoded by the coding sequence ATGAAAATTATAGCTTGGAATTGTAATATGGCATTTAGAAAAAAGGCAGGATTAATTCTGGCTTACACGCCTGATATTGCAATAATTTCAGAATGTGAAAGTCCTGAAAAACTAAAATTTCCAAGCGAAACAAAATTGCCAACAGACATTCTTTGGTATGGCACAAATGTGCACAAAGGTCTTGGCGTTTTCTCCTATAGCGATTATCGATTTCAATTGCTTGATTGCCATAATCCAAGCTTCAAAAACATTTTGCCTATTGCTGTAACCGGCGGAAAGGTTGATTTTACTTTGTTCGCCGTTTGGGCAAATAATCCCGAAGACAAAGACGGACATTATGTAACGCAAGTTTGGAAAGCGATTAATTATTATGAAAATTTAATCTGCGAAAACAAAACCATTTTAATTGGCGATTTCAACAGCAACACGATTTGGGATAAACCACGACGAGAAGGAAATCACTCGACAGTGGTAACTGCATTAGAATCTAAAAAAATCTACAGTACCTATCATAAATACTTCAATCAAATTCAAGGCAAAGAACAACATCCTACTTTGTACCTGTATCGTCACGAAAACAAACCTTACCATCTTGATTATTGCTTTGCTTCAAATGATTTCATCGAAACTTTAGAAAGCGTTGAAGTTGGAAGTTATCACGATTGGACTTTACACAGTGATCATAAACCTTTAATAATCAATTTTAATATATAA
- the moaA gene encoding GTP 3',8-cyclase MoaA, producing MIPSKTILTDDFGRKHNYLRISLLEKCNLRCTYCMPADGITLSPKASLMTADEIFSIARTFVENGVDKIRLTGGEPLLRKDFPEIISRLSTLKTSLSITTNGILIDRHIDVLKQSGIKKINLSLDTLVASKFNSITLRNQFEKVIDNLHLLLNEDFLVKVNVVLMKGFNDNEIIDFIKLTQFLPLSIRFIEFMPFAGNEWDKSKMVSQNEILSEVGSAFTAEEIQKLEDEKNFTARTYKIKGFQGDFGIISSITNPFCDGCNRIRLTANGKIKNCLFSNSETDILTSLRNGEPIENLISESIKNKKKVRAGMVTLEEMNDPSLHFDNRSMIAIGG from the coding sequence ATGATACCATCTAAAACCATTTTAACGGATGATTTTGGACGAAAACACAATTATTTGCGTATTTCGTTGCTGGAGAAATGCAATTTGCGTTGTACATATTGCATGCCTGCTGATGGAATAACTTTGTCTCCAAAAGCCAGTTTAATGACGGCTGATGAGATTTTTTCTATTGCCCGGACTTTCGTAGAAAATGGTGTTGATAAAATTAGATTAACGGGCGGAGAACCTTTATTACGAAAAGATTTTCCAGAGATTATTTCAAGACTATCAACGTTAAAAACGTCACTTTCGATAACCACAAATGGTATTTTAATTGATCGTCATATTGATGTTTTAAAGCAATCCGGTATAAAAAAAATCAATTTGAGTCTGGATACTTTGGTTGCATCAAAATTTAATTCGATAACACTAAGAAATCAATTTGAGAAGGTAATTGATAATTTGCATTTACTTTTAAATGAAGATTTTTTGGTCAAAGTAAACGTAGTTTTGATGAAAGGTTTTAATGATAATGAAATTATAGATTTTATCAAATTAACACAGTTTTTGCCACTTTCAATTCGGTTTATAGAGTTTATGCCATTTGCCGGAAACGAGTGGGATAAAAGCAAAATGGTTTCTCAAAATGAGATTTTATCAGAAGTTGGAAGCGCTTTCACTGCTGAAGAAATTCAGAAATTGGAAGACGAAAAAAACTTTACTGCAAGAACCTATAAAATAAAAGGTTTTCAGGGTGATTTCGGAATTATCAGTTCGATTACAAATCCGTTTTGTGACGGCTGCAACAGAATTCGTCTGACGGCAAATGGAAAGATAAAAAATTGTCTTTTTTCTAATTCAGAAACTGATATATTGACGTCTCTTCGAAACGGTGAACCAATCGAGAATTTAATTTCAGAATCGATAAAAAACAAAAAGAAAGTCAGAGCAGGAATGGTCACTCTTGAAGAAATGAATGATCCTTCACTGCATTTTGATAATCGCAGTATGATTGCGATTGGGGGTTAA
- a CDS encoding rubredoxin, whose amino-acid sequence MNLTRLIVKGGVISPGELREVVNIAMAHDLDSISFGSRQDIIFPKGLKSLDKEKLGKHHFVFPDEKSGNNIVSSYVSTDIFRNTNWLTGNKFLYILEQFKEQPKLKININDPKQQLVPLFTGHLNFIASEQEDYWYLYIRLPKWERMEVYPVLIYSWDIATIYYQIERIVDEESCGIDTLFSLVSEVLETNNRTIDKPLHIPFYPFPYYEGMNRMGIDQYWLGLYWRNNLYNLDFLKEMCDLCFDCKIGKICITPWKSFIIKGIPKDRKLEWEKFLGKKGINVRHSLLELNWHLPVAMEWALNLKTFLVRTLDQFDISTYGLTFGISEYNREGHYFTSVVIEKNDLPAALESIKIRDTYNVLFAKNFDPNTREYIVHSQDIDKLELPTILIELSKKYFEELGNSISETTENPQKKEKPQLDIYQCQECLTLYKSEYGDESQNIPKGILFTDLPETYCCSLCEGSKSNFKILEIAEN is encoded by the coding sequence ATGAACCTAACAAGATTAATAGTAAAAGGAGGCGTTATTTCGCCGGGAGAATTGCGAGAAGTGGTTAATATCGCTATGGCTCATGATTTGGACTCAATTTCATTTGGTTCAAGACAGGATATTATTTTCCCAAAAGGGTTAAAATCTTTAGATAAAGAAAAGCTTGGCAAGCATCATTTTGTTTTCCCTGATGAAAAAAGCGGTAATAATATTGTTTCATCTTATGTTTCAACCGATATTTTCAGAAATACGAATTGGTTAACCGGCAACAAGTTTTTATATATTTTGGAGCAATTTAAGGAACAGCCAAAACTCAAAATAAACATTAATGATCCAAAACAGCAATTGGTTCCATTATTTACGGGTCATTTAAATTTTATTGCTTCAGAACAGGAAGATTATTGGTATTTATACATTCGTTTACCAAAATGGGAACGTATGGAAGTGTATCCGGTTTTAATTTACAGCTGGGATATTGCAACAATTTATTATCAAATTGAAAGAATCGTAGACGAAGAATCTTGCGGAATCGATACACTTTTTTCTTTAGTCAGTGAGGTTTTAGAAACCAATAATCGTACGATTGATAAACCGCTCCATATTCCGTTTTATCCTTTTCCCTATTATGAAGGCATGAACCGAATGGGAATTGATCAATATTGGCTGGGTTTATATTGGCGAAATAATTTATACAATTTAGACTTTCTGAAAGAAATGTGCGATTTGTGTTTTGATTGCAAAATTGGAAAAATATGCATAACACCCTGGAAATCCTTTATCATAAAAGGAATTCCGAAAGATCGAAAATTGGAATGGGAAAAATTCTTAGGTAAAAAAGGAATTAATGTCCGACATTCTTTACTCGAATTAAACTGGCATTTACCCGTTGCTATGGAATGGGCTTTGAATCTCAAAACCTTTCTGGTTCGTACGCTTGATCAGTTTGATATTAGTACGTATGGACTAACGTTTGGAATATCGGAATACAATCGTGAAGGTCACTATTTTACTTCGGTTGTCATTGAAAAAAATGATTTACCGGCAGCTTTAGAATCGATTAAAATCAGAGATACTTATAATGTTTTGTTTGCGAAGAATTTCGACCCAAATACTAGAGAATATATTGTGCATTCGCAAGATATTGACAAACTCGAATTACCTACAATTTTAATTGAATTAAGTAAAAAATATTTCGAAGAATTAGGAAATTCGATTTCAGAAACTACAGAGAATCCGCAAAAAAAAGAAAAACCACAATTAGATATTTATCAATGTCAGGAATGCCTAACGCTTTATAAATCAGAATACGGTGACGAAAGTCAGAACATTCCAAAAGGCATATTATTCACTGATTTGCCCGAAACCTATTGTTGTTCTTTGTGTGAAGGTTCTAAAAGTAATTTCAAAATTTTAGAAATTGCAGAGAATTAA
- a CDS encoding molybdenum cofactor biosynthesis protein MoaE produces MSKNVFIEGPISPEFIAESIAKHQSKHTIGAHNIFLGQVRADVIHDNKVVAIDYSAYTDMANEALHTIREKAFAKYDLTCMHIYHSLGIVKAGEICLFVFVSATRRKQVYEATEAIVNWIKTDVPIFGKEMFENDTFTWKQNT; encoded by the coding sequence ATGAGTAAAAATGTATTTATAGAAGGTCCAATTTCTCCTGAATTTATAGCAGAATCGATTGCCAAACATCAATCAAAACATACGATTGGTGCGCACAATATTTTTCTGGGTCAGGTTCGCGCTGATGTAATTCATGATAACAAAGTTGTTGCAATTGATTATTCGGCGTATACAGATATGGCAAATGAGGCTTTGCACACCATTAGAGAAAAAGCTTTCGCTAAATACGATTTAACCTGTATGCATATTTATCACAGTTTAGGCATTGTAAAAGCGGGCGAGATTTGTTTGTTCGTTTTTGTTTCGGCAACACGACGCAAACAAGTTTATGAAGCAACAGAAGCCATAGTAAACTGGATAAAAACAGATGTACCGATTTTTGGTAAAGAAATGTTTGAAAATGATACATTCACCTGGAAACAAAATACCTAA